A part of Paenarthrobacter sp. A20 genomic DNA contains:
- the nadA gene encoding quinolinate synthase NadA, whose protein sequence is MSSVNTAVQLITREEAEKGLSRAGSTCSPALAKGPWEYDLAEAVAGAPAYGPGASSADVAPMATPRQGQLPEEYKKASDAELDSRTRAAKATLGDRAVILGHFYQRDEVIQYADFVGDSFQLANAALTKPDAEAIIFCGVHFMAETADILSTPEQAVILPNLAAGCSMADMADEDSVEECWEQLEEIFGTEPDAKGRVPVIPVTYMNSSAALKAFCGRNGGIVCTSSNAKVVLEWAFERGQRVLFFPDQHLGRNTAKALGVPLEQMPMWNPRKELGGNDEQQLLDSRVILWHGFCSVHKRFNVGQIEKARQDFPGVNVIVHPECPMEVVDAADSAGSTDFIKKAIAAATEPTTFAIGTEINMVNRLAAENPQHTIFCLDPVICPCSTMYRIHPGYLAWVLEELVEGRVVNRITVDDSVQDNAKIALERMLAAKPA, encoded by the coding sequence ATGAGCAGCGTCAACACTGCCGTCCAGCTGATCACCCGCGAAGAAGCCGAGAAGGGCCTCTCCCGCGCGGGGTCCACGTGCAGCCCGGCCCTGGCCAAGGGCCCATGGGAGTATGACCTCGCCGAAGCTGTTGCCGGCGCCCCCGCGTATGGGCCCGGGGCGTCCAGCGCTGACGTCGCACCCATGGCTACTCCTCGGCAGGGCCAGTTGCCTGAGGAGTACAAGAAGGCCAGCGACGCCGAACTCGATTCCCGCACTCGGGCGGCCAAAGCGACGCTCGGGGACCGTGCCGTCATCCTGGGGCACTTTTACCAGCGCGACGAAGTCATCCAGTACGCGGACTTCGTGGGTGATTCCTTTCAGCTGGCCAACGCGGCCCTGACCAAGCCGGACGCCGAAGCGATCATCTTCTGCGGTGTCCACTTCATGGCGGAAACCGCTGACATCCTCTCCACTCCGGAGCAAGCAGTCATCCTGCCCAACCTGGCCGCCGGTTGCTCCATGGCAGACATGGCAGACGAAGACTCCGTCGAGGAGTGCTGGGAGCAGCTCGAGGAGATCTTTGGCACCGAACCGGACGCCAAGGGCCGCGTACCGGTCATTCCTGTCACCTACATGAACTCGTCCGCCGCGCTCAAGGCTTTCTGTGGTCGCAACGGCGGCATAGTCTGCACCTCGTCCAACGCCAAGGTGGTCCTGGAGTGGGCCTTCGAGCGTGGCCAGCGTGTTCTGTTCTTCCCCGACCAGCACTTGGGCCGCAACACCGCAAAAGCACTCGGCGTTCCGCTGGAGCAGATGCCCATGTGGAACCCGCGCAAGGAACTGGGCGGCAACGACGAACAGCAACTGCTCGACTCCCGGGTCATCCTGTGGCACGGATTCTGCTCGGTCCACAAGCGCTTCAACGTAGGCCAGATCGAGAAAGCCCGCCAGGACTTCCCGGGCGTCAACGTGATCGTCCACCCCGAATGCCCCATGGAGGTCGTGGACGCTGCTGACTCCGCCGGGTCCACCGACTTCATCAAGAAGGCGATCGCGGCCGCCACCGAACCCACCACGTTCGCCATCGGTACCGAGATCAACATGGTGAACCGTCTGGCCGCCGAAAACCCGCAGCACACCATCTTCTGCCTGGATCCCGTCATCTGCCCGTGCTCCACCATGTACCGCATCCACCCCGGCTACCTCGCCTGGGTCCTGGAGGAACTCGTGGAAGGACGTGTCGTCAACCGCATCACCGTGGATGACTCCGTGCAGGACAACGCCAAGATTGCGCTGGAGCGCATGCTGGCAGCCAAGCCGGCCTAA
- a CDS encoding NUDIX domain-containing protein has translation MNAVNTNSANVAERRLAPPSLAISTVIFALRPSEKSGRPTLWLPLVRRIREPYKDMWALPGGPLAHDESLQDAASRNLRETTGLTPHYLEQLYAFGGLHRSPTQRVVSIVYWALVQPTEAALADESENVRWFRADRLGELAFDHNAIVDYALWRLRNKMAYGSIAYHLLGEFFTLAQVREVYEAVLDRQLDPANFRRHVKATPEIEETGEYLQGGKHRPPRLYRFTGTPGLGPDNRSTP, from the coding sequence GTGAACGCCGTGAACACCAACTCAGCCAATGTCGCCGAGAGGCGGCTCGCACCGCCGTCGTTGGCAATTTCAACGGTGATCTTCGCTCTTCGCCCCAGTGAAAAGTCCGGCCGCCCCACGCTGTGGCTGCCGTTGGTCCGGAGGATCCGGGAACCGTACAAAGACATGTGGGCCCTCCCCGGCGGTCCGTTGGCCCACGACGAATCGCTCCAGGATGCGGCTTCCAGGAACCTCCGCGAGACCACTGGGCTGACGCCGCATTACCTCGAGCAGCTCTACGCATTTGGCGGCCTCCACAGGTCACCCACCCAGCGTGTTGTCTCCATCGTGTACTGGGCACTGGTGCAGCCCACGGAAGCTGCTTTGGCTGATGAGTCGGAAAATGTGCGGTGGTTCCGTGCAGACCGGCTGGGCGAACTCGCTTTCGACCACAACGCAATCGTGGACTACGCCCTGTGGCGGCTCCGCAACAAGATGGCCTACGGGTCCATCGCCTACCACCTGCTGGGAGAGTTCTTCACCCTCGCCCAGGTCCGCGAAGTCTACGAGGCCGTGCTGGACCGCCAGCTCGATCCCGCGAACTTCCGCCGACACGTCAAGGCAACACCGGAAATCGAAGAGACCGGTGAATACCTCCAGGGCGGGAAACACCGTCCACCACGCCTCTACCGCTTCACCGGCACGCCCGGCCTCGGGCCAGATAACAGGAGTACACCATGA
- a CDS encoding Lrp/AsnC family transcriptional regulator codes for MLVDALDAKIVRFFTDSPRSSVLEASRVLRVARATVQSRIDRMIENGVIGSWVPQPDPANFGFPVVAFCSVTITQEIGHDAIIESLGAIPEIIEVHTVTGNSDLMVRIAARSNPDMQRVLDAMIATKSVVRCSSVIVLNSHIQGRTLPLMEAAAKPL; via the coding sequence ATGCTGGTCGATGCGCTTGATGCAAAAATTGTACGTTTCTTCACGGATTCACCGCGATCCTCAGTGCTGGAGGCATCCCGGGTACTCAGGGTTGCCCGGGCTACCGTGCAGTCCCGGATTGACCGAATGATTGAAAACGGAGTCATTGGTTCGTGGGTTCCGCAGCCCGATCCGGCCAATTTTGGGTTCCCGGTAGTGGCGTTCTGTTCGGTCACCATCACCCAGGAGATTGGACATGACGCCATTATCGAAAGCCTGGGCGCCATCCCGGAAATCATCGAGGTCCACACGGTCACAGGGAACTCTGACCTCATGGTGCGGATTGCGGCGCGTTCCAACCCGGACATGCAGCGGGTGCTCGATGCCATGATCGCCACGAAGTCCGTGGTTCGGTGTTCGTCGGTGATTGTCCTGAACAGCCACATCCAAGGCCGGACACTGCCGCTGATGGAAGCTGCGGCGAAGCCCTTGTGA
- a CDS encoding amino acid permease, with product MTTKSIAAPAPTSGLGHSLKPRQLTMMGLGSAIGAGLFLGSGAGVQAAGPAVLISYLVAGTLIILVMWALGEMAAANPNSGAFSVYAEKALGKTAGGTIGWLWWLQLVVVIAAEAIGAAGLLFSIWPVIPVWVLALVFMVVFTGINLVGVRNFGEFEFWFAILKVAAIVIFLLIGAALLFGWLPNVPSPGFSAFGDFAPNGIGGIAAALFVVIFAFGGTEIVSVAAAETENPAHSVGKAIRTVVWRILVFYIGSVFVIAAVLPVGSEGLKSPFAGVLDLAGIPGAGAAITLVAVVALLSALNANLYGASRMVFSLSERGEAPRFLSRLSGSKVPVAAVGISVAFGFIATVLELLFPEKILPALLNLVGSTCLVVWGTALVSQFILRRRADKEGTELPLRMKGFPFLTILGLILLGLILVVGFANPESAGQLIGTFILILAIAAGCFINAKAKASRQSMPVE from the coding sequence ATGACAACGAAGTCCATCGCGGCTCCTGCGCCAACATCCGGCCTCGGCCATTCGCTGAAACCCCGCCAGCTGACCATGATGGGACTTGGCAGCGCGATTGGCGCCGGCCTCTTCCTCGGCTCCGGCGCGGGCGTACAGGCCGCCGGCCCGGCAGTCCTTATCTCCTACCTCGTTGCCGGCACGCTGATCATCCTGGTCATGTGGGCCCTTGGCGAGATGGCAGCCGCCAACCCCAACAGCGGCGCCTTCTCCGTGTACGCAGAGAAGGCCCTGGGCAAGACGGCCGGCGGTACCATCGGCTGGCTGTGGTGGCTTCAGCTGGTGGTGGTCATCGCGGCCGAAGCCATTGGAGCGGCCGGCCTGCTGTTCTCCATCTGGCCAGTCATCCCCGTATGGGTCCTTGCCCTGGTGTTCATGGTGGTCTTCACGGGCATCAACCTTGTGGGCGTCCGCAACTTCGGCGAGTTCGAGTTCTGGTTCGCCATCCTGAAGGTGGCAGCAATTGTCATCTTCCTGCTCATCGGCGCCGCCCTGCTCTTTGGCTGGTTGCCGAATGTCCCCTCCCCCGGATTCTCGGCCTTCGGCGATTTTGCCCCCAACGGCATTGGTGGCATCGCCGCTGCACTGTTCGTGGTGATCTTCGCCTTTGGCGGAACCGAGATCGTCAGCGTCGCGGCCGCCGAAACCGAGAACCCGGCCCATAGCGTCGGCAAGGCCATCCGCACGGTTGTCTGGCGCATCCTGGTCTTTTACATCGGCTCCGTCTTCGTCATCGCAGCCGTCCTTCCCGTTGGTTCCGAAGGCCTGAAGTCTCCGTTTGCCGGAGTCCTGGACCTGGCCGGAATCCCCGGCGCCGGCGCAGCCATCACCCTGGTAGCCGTCGTCGCCCTGCTCTCTGCACTCAACGCCAACCTGTACGGCGCCTCCAGGATGGTCTTCTCCCTCTCGGAGCGCGGGGAAGCTCCCCGCTTCCTGTCCCGCCTCAGCGGCTCCAAGGTTCCCGTTGCCGCCGTCGGAATTTCGGTTGCCTTCGGCTTCATCGCCACCGTCCTTGAATTGCTGTTCCCGGAGAAAATCCTGCCGGCACTCCTGAACCTGGTGGGCTCTACCTGCCTGGTGGTCTGGGGCACCGCGCTGGTGTCGCAGTTCATTCTCCGCCGCAGGGCTGACAAAGAGGGCACGGAACTGCCCCTGCGCATGAAGGGCTTCCCCTTCCTCACCATCCTTGGCCTCATCCTGCTGGGCCTGATCCTGGTGGTCGGCTTTGCGAACCCCGAAAGCGCCGGGCAGCTGATTGGCACCTTCATCCTGATCCTCGCCATCGCCGCCGGGTGCTTCATCAACGCCAAGGCCAAGGCCTCCAGGCAGTCCATGCCCGTGGAGTAA
- a CDS encoding thiamine pyrophosphate-dependent enzyme encodes MTTEPVLAAVDDDAAPLTHHQLRELYTLMAAVRHLDSSAVAWQRQGIIPGYAPELGQEAAQVGSGYAVDRTRDFVFPTYREMGVARAMGLDMVGYMSTHKATWHGGMYNPLESRFAPIQAVVAGSVLHAVGWAHGQTLSGAPEMGVAMTYFGDGASSQGDVHEAMNFAAVMKAPVVFFIQNNGWAISVPTERQVAGGSVAARAAGYGIPSLQIDGNDVVAVFEATRSAFAHCRAGNGPVVIEAMTYRRGPHSTADDPGRYRTLEEERLDGGEDPLERFKQRLLAEGVADAAFFAEAQRAAEDEEEAIRAGIADLGPRPGAEMFSLVFQEPTPALQSQATSWREESEHA; translated from the coding sequence ATGACTACAGAACCCGTGCTGGCCGCCGTCGATGATGACGCGGCCCCGCTCACCCACCATCAACTCCGTGAGTTGTACACGCTGATGGCAGCAGTCCGGCACCTGGACTCCTCGGCCGTCGCCTGGCAGCGTCAGGGCATCATCCCTGGCTATGCGCCGGAGCTCGGCCAGGAAGCCGCGCAAGTAGGCAGCGGCTATGCCGTCGACCGAACCCGCGACTTCGTGTTTCCCACCTACCGGGAAATGGGCGTTGCCCGGGCGATGGGCCTGGACATGGTGGGCTATATGTCTACTCACAAGGCCACGTGGCACGGCGGCATGTACAACCCGCTTGAGTCCAGGTTCGCTCCCATCCAGGCGGTGGTGGCCGGTTCCGTTTTGCACGCTGTGGGCTGGGCCCATGGACAGACCCTCTCCGGGGCGCCGGAGATGGGCGTCGCCATGACGTACTTCGGTGACGGCGCTTCCTCCCAGGGTGACGTTCACGAAGCCATGAACTTCGCCGCGGTCATGAAAGCCCCCGTGGTCTTCTTCATCCAGAACAACGGCTGGGCCATCTCGGTCCCCACCGAACGCCAGGTTGCGGGCGGCTCTGTGGCCGCACGAGCAGCCGGTTACGGAATCCCCTCCCTGCAGATCGATGGCAACGACGTGGTCGCTGTCTTCGAAGCCACACGTTCCGCTTTCGCGCATTGCCGCGCAGGGAACGGCCCCGTGGTGATAGAAGCGATGACCTACCGTCGTGGCCCACACTCCACCGCCGACGATCCCGGCCGCTACCGCACCCTGGAGGAGGAACGCCTCGACGGCGGCGAGGATCCGCTGGAGCGCTTCAAACAGCGGCTTCTCGCAGAAGGCGTAGCGGATGCAGCCTTCTTCGCGGAGGCGCAGCGCGCGGCCGAAGATGAAGAGGAAGCCATCCGTGCCGGCATCGCCGACCTCGGCCCGCGCCCCGGCGCCGAGATGTTCAGCCTGGTCTTCCAGGAACCAACACCAGCCCTTCAATCCCAGGCCACCTCGTGGCGCGAGGAGTCCGAACATGCCTGA
- a CDS encoding alpha-ketoacid dehydrogenase subunit beta: MPETITTDRSSGNSTDTGAANVQHMSMQQALNRALDEVLAENPKTVIFGEDCGRLGGVFRITDGLQAKHGEERVFDTPLAESGILGMSVGLAMAGFHPIPEVQFDGFAYPAINQIVCQIARMNYRSRGTLPMPITLRVPSFGGIRAPEHHGESLEALFAHVPGLKVVSPSNPHDAYHLLKYAATRPDPVIFMEPKSRYWQKGPVDVASAAQRPTHDAGVDDGGSLTGARVVREGRHLTLVAWGAMVSRCLQVAELAAEDGIDVEVLDLRWLKPIDADALARSVGKTRRAVVVHEAPLTSGLGAEVAQLITQSCFATLKAPVERVTGFDVPYPSGDLEDEYIPNIDRILFGIQRVLEYRRG, encoded by the coding sequence ATGCCTGAGACCATCACCACTGATCGCAGCAGTGGAAACAGCACTGATACGGGCGCCGCAAACGTCCAGCACATGTCCATGCAGCAGGCCCTCAACCGCGCCCTCGACGAGGTTTTGGCCGAAAACCCCAAGACCGTCATCTTCGGGGAGGACTGCGGCCGGCTGGGTGGCGTCTTCCGTATCACCGATGGCCTGCAGGCAAAGCATGGCGAGGAACGCGTTTTTGACACCCCGCTTGCTGAATCCGGCATCCTGGGCATGTCGGTTGGCCTCGCAATGGCCGGCTTCCACCCCATTCCCGAGGTCCAGTTCGACGGCTTCGCCTACCCGGCCATCAACCAGATCGTTTGCCAGATCGCCCGGATGAACTACCGCAGCCGCGGAACCCTGCCCATGCCCATCACATTGCGGGTCCCCAGCTTCGGCGGCATCCGCGCCCCTGAACACCATGGCGAGAGCCTGGAAGCGCTCTTCGCCCACGTCCCGGGCCTCAAAGTTGTCTCTCCATCAAACCCGCACGACGCCTACCATCTGCTCAAGTACGCTGCCACCAGGCCGGACCCGGTGATCTTCATGGAGCCGAAATCGCGCTATTGGCAGAAGGGACCCGTGGACGTCGCCAGTGCCGCCCAACGCCCAACGCACGACGCCGGAGTAGACGACGGCGGCAGCCTCACCGGCGCCCGCGTGGTGAGGGAAGGCCGCCACCTCACTCTGGTGGCATGGGGGGCCATGGTCTCCCGCTGCTTGCAGGTTGCCGAACTCGCAGCCGAGGACGGCATCGACGTCGAGGTCCTGGATCTGCGCTGGCTGAAGCCAATTGATGCCGATGCGTTGGCGAGGTCCGTTGGGAAGACGCGGCGCGCCGTCGTCGTCCATGAGGCGCCCCTGACCTCCGGACTTGGTGCCGAAGTCGCCCAACTCATCACACAAAGCTGCTTCGCAACCCTGAAGGCGCCCGTGGAGCGGGTGACCGGATTCGACGTTCCCTACCCCTCCGGCGACCTGGAGGACGAATACATCCCCAACATCGACCGCATCCTCTTTGGGATCCAACGCGTACTGGAGTACCGCCGTGGCTGA
- a CDS encoding biotin/lipoyl-containing protein: MAEISFPLPDLGEGLIEATVLDWLVEPGQQVERNQPIVELETTKSALELPSPQAGKVVRIHGAPGDTINVGEPLIVFEVPDDTAGIVGTVPKDEAPKRRVRLSAVLDED, translated from the coding sequence GTGGCTGAAATTTCCTTCCCCCTTCCCGACTTGGGCGAAGGCCTGATCGAGGCGACAGTGCTGGATTGGCTGGTGGAACCTGGCCAGCAGGTGGAACGCAACCAGCCGATAGTGGAGCTTGAAACCACCAAGTCGGCCCTCGAATTGCCCAGCCCGCAGGCGGGTAAAGTGGTGCGTATCCACGGGGCGCCAGGTGACACCATCAACGTTGGCGAACCGCTGATCGTGTTCGAGGTTCCGGATGATACTGCCGGTATCGTGGGCACTGTTCCAAAGGACGAAGCACCCAAGCGCCGGGTCCGCCTGAGCGCCGTACTCGATGAGGACTGA
- a CDS encoding alpha/beta fold hydrolase — MMTGRHTMEQHRHTVEGTDPGLSVEVHEPSTDAGLRPVLLIHGFSSSTKLNWVDSGWITTLQDAGRRVITVDLPGHGRSHSPEDLDSYTPSRIRADLLQIVTDAGARPLRDGDPSTGLDVIGYSLGSRLAWEFGATQPDLVHRIVLGGPSSADPLAAFDLVAAQRHLADGTPIEDASTAGLLKMAQMLPSNNLFSMLSLIEAIKGEPFDPAEAAPHMPVLLVAGEKDERAATMPELASIAGRHGGLVETLVIPGRTHTNVITSRAFKEAAVEFLGV; from the coding sequence ATGATGACCGGCAGGCACACCATGGAACAGCACAGGCACACAGTAGAGGGCACGGACCCCGGGCTGTCCGTGGAAGTCCATGAGCCATCCACGGACGCCGGCCTGCGGCCCGTCCTGCTGATCCACGGCTTTTCTTCCTCCACGAAACTGAACTGGGTGGATAGCGGCTGGATCACCACCCTTCAGGATGCAGGCCGTCGCGTGATCACCGTAGACCTGCCAGGCCATGGCAGGAGCCACTCCCCCGAGGACCTGGATTCGTACACGCCCAGCCGCATACGCGCTGACCTCCTCCAGATAGTGACCGACGCCGGAGCCCGGCCACTGCGCGATGGTGACCCGTCCACGGGACTGGACGTCATTGGCTACTCGCTCGGCTCGAGGCTGGCTTGGGAGTTCGGCGCCACCCAGCCGGACCTTGTCCACCGCATCGTCCTGGGTGGACCCAGCTCAGCGGATCCGTTGGCAGCTTTCGACCTCGTCGCTGCGCAACGGCACTTGGCCGACGGCACGCCCATTGAGGACGCGTCCACGGCCGGATTGCTGAAGATGGCACAGATGCTTCCCAGCAACAACCTCTTCTCCATGTTGTCGCTCATTGAGGCCATCAAGGGGGAACCTTTCGATCCTGCCGAAGCTGCCCCGCATATGCCCGTCCTGCTCGTTGCCGGCGAAAAGGATGAAAGGGCAGCCACCATGCCGGAGCTCGCCTCGATTGCGGGCAGGCATGGCGGTTTGGTGGAAACGTTGGTCATTCCAGGGCGCACCCACACCAACGTCATCACCAGCCGGGCGTTCAAGGAAGCTGCTGTCGAATTCCTTGGGGTGTAG
- a CDS encoding MarR family transcriptional regulator: MNKPIGYWIKRLDAALEAQLDTILAKIKLSRRQWHTLSVLSEGAMLPDQLEESLQPLWGNDIRMRERELAALVGRGMITMIDDRLVLSDRGREKYHEAQRLVEAARQDLSMGIGIDEYAMALSVLERMSLNAERLAR, translated from the coding sequence GTGAACAAGCCCATCGGATACTGGATCAAGAGGCTCGACGCCGCACTGGAAGCCCAACTGGACACCATCCTTGCCAAGATCAAGCTCAGCCGGCGCCAATGGCATACCCTCAGTGTCCTGTCCGAGGGCGCCATGCTCCCGGACCAGCTCGAGGAGTCTTTGCAGCCGTTGTGGGGAAACGACATCCGGATGCGGGAGAGGGAACTGGCAGCCCTCGTGGGCCGCGGAATGATCACCATGATTGATGACCGGCTGGTCCTGAGTGACCGTGGACGGGAAAAATACCACGAAGCCCAGCGGTTGGTGGAAGCGGCGCGTCAGGACCTTTCCATGGGCATCGGCATCGATGAGTACGCCATGGCCCTGAGCGTGTTGGAACGAATGAGCCTCAACGCGGAGCGGCTGGCCCGCTGA
- a CDS encoding phosphoribosyltransferase, translating to MGMRFKDRAEAGRRLAEALPQLREKPDTIVLGLARGGVPVAAAAAAELYLPFGAVLVRKLGIPGRDETAFGALAWSQGDVLRIVNKPLRDLVLAHGISQSALDAVEAHERSELLRRAQNYPGTRHDLRGKTVVLADDGLATGATMRAAVEAVRSAGARTVIAAVPVASLEASTSLARVSDFVMALHTPGKFHAVGAFYEHFGQLSDADVVSQLEGATAGGRK from the coding sequence ATGGGCATGCGTTTCAAGGACCGTGCGGAAGCCGGTCGACGCCTGGCTGAAGCCCTCCCGCAACTCAGGGAAAAGCCGGACACCATCGTCTTGGGCCTGGCACGTGGAGGAGTCCCCGTGGCCGCCGCGGCAGCGGCCGAACTGTACCTGCCCTTCGGCGCGGTCCTGGTCCGCAAGCTCGGCATTCCGGGTCGCGACGAGACGGCTTTTGGGGCACTGGCATGGTCTCAGGGCGACGTCCTCCGGATCGTCAACAAGCCACTGAGGGACCTCGTCCTCGCCCACGGCATCTCCCAATCCGCGCTCGATGCCGTGGAAGCACACGAACGTTCCGAGCTCCTCCGGCGCGCGCAGAACTACCCGGGCACCAGGCATGACCTCCGTGGGAAGACCGTAGTGCTGGCGGATGACGGACTTGCCACTGGTGCCACCATGCGGGCCGCCGTGGAAGCAGTTCGTTCTGCCGGCGCACGCACCGTAATAGCCGCAGTACCGGTTGCCTCGCTGGAAGCCTCGACGTCGCTGGCACGGGTGAGCGATTTCGTCATGGCCCTGCACACGCCGGGTAAGTTCCATGCCGTGGGCGCCTTCTACGAACACTTCGGTCAATTGTCCGATGCCGACGTGGTGAGCCAGTTGGAAGGCGCCACAGCCGGCGGGCGCAAGTAA
- a CDS encoding MFS transporter, translated as MTATSTVDSPSGPSSKREERRVLAGTLVGTTIEWYDFFIFAQLTATLLAPLFLSPLEKSNPGVAQLLSFATIGISFLFRPLGAFVAGHLGDRMGRKAVLVMTLVMMGAATALIGLLPTYATIGVWAPVLLITLRVVQGFSAGGEWGGAALMAVEHAPIKKRGLFGAYPQIGVPIGMILATGLLFLLQSGMSKEDFAAWGWRVPFLLSVVLIVVGYLIRRAVGESPVFKEIALRKAESKAPLGDLFRKNKKEVVLAALIFIANNAAGYLLIAFFISYATRTLKMPTPQVLLATTVASFGWLIFTMVGGWLSDKIGRVKTFLIGYGLVFAWMIPMFVLIDSKDIVLYGTALFVLTIGLGLSYGPMSAMYAEMFPAQVRYSGISIGYALGAILGGAFAPLIAQALLDTTKWSGSVGIYIMVLCVISAIGVILAKETRGRPLGYSVHH; from the coding sequence ATGACCGCAACTTCCACTGTCGACTCTCCGTCAGGACCCAGCAGCAAGCGTGAAGAGCGCCGGGTTCTGGCCGGGACACTGGTGGGCACCACCATTGAGTGGTACGACTTCTTCATCTTTGCCCAGCTCACGGCCACGCTCTTGGCGCCGCTGTTCCTATCTCCCTTGGAGAAGTCCAACCCGGGCGTTGCGCAGCTCTTGTCGTTCGCCACGATCGGTATCAGCTTCTTGTTCCGTCCTCTCGGGGCCTTTGTTGCCGGGCACCTCGGCGACAGGATGGGCCGCAAGGCCGTCCTGGTCATGACGCTGGTCATGATGGGCGCAGCTACGGCGCTCATTGGCTTGCTGCCCACGTACGCAACCATCGGTGTTTGGGCTCCGGTCCTGCTGATCACCCTGCGTGTGGTCCAGGGCTTCTCGGCGGGCGGTGAGTGGGGCGGTGCCGCACTCATGGCAGTGGAGCACGCGCCCATCAAGAAGCGCGGACTCTTCGGCGCCTACCCGCAGATCGGTGTGCCGATCGGCATGATCCTGGCCACCGGCCTGCTGTTCCTCCTCCAGTCGGGCATGTCCAAGGAAGACTTTGCGGCTTGGGGCTGGCGGGTGCCGTTCCTGCTGTCCGTGGTCCTTATTGTGGTGGGCTACCTCATCCGGCGTGCCGTTGGCGAAAGCCCTGTGTTCAAGGAAATTGCCCTGCGCAAGGCCGAAAGCAAGGCGCCCCTTGGAGACCTCTTCCGCAAGAATAAGAAGGAAGTTGTCCTCGCTGCACTGATCTTCATCGCCAACAACGCAGCCGGTTACCTGCTGATTGCCTTCTTCATCTCCTACGCCACCAGGACATTGAAGATGCCCACTCCGCAGGTGCTGCTGGCCACGACCGTCGCCTCATTTGGCTGGCTCATTTTCACCATGGTGGGCGGCTGGCTCTCCGACAAGATCGGGCGCGTCAAGACGTTCCTGATCGGGTACGGCTTGGTCTTCGCCTGGATGATTCCCATGTTCGTACTGATCGATTCCAAGGACATCGTGCTCTACGGAACCGCCCTGTTCGTCCTGACGATCGGCCTGGGCCTGTCCTACGGCCCTATGTCCGCGATGTATGCGGAGATGTTCCCCGCCCAGGTCCGCTACTCCGGAATCTCCATTGGGTACGCCTTGGGAGCAATCCTGGGCGGCGCCTTCGCACCGCTCATCGCCCAGGCGCTCCTGGACACCACCAAGTGGTCAGGCTCTGTTGGCATCTACATCATGGTCCTCTGCGTAATCTCCGCAATTGGCGTGATCCTCGCCAAGGAGACCCGCGGCCGGCCCCTGGGCTACAGCGTCCATCACTAG
- a CDS encoding IclR family transcriptional regulator produces the protein MVRMNPRSDVKGPPEPTTQVPPSQTLSRGIRALEILAAAERPLTIAELTEALGVHRSVAYRILRTLEDHSLLVRDDSGRVQPGPGLAVLASGVSRNLQTAALPELTQLANTLHMTAFVAVWDHQECVTLVTVEPRHSGAALAQHPGSRHPVSTGAPGIAIQSTMTEERWQQVGAGNPYRPEADEARRLGYATSHDEVIAGLSSIAAPIKVPGGRPAAIAVVYIRLDQDADAVGKALAASAARIEGQLA, from the coding sequence ATGGTTCGCATGAATCCCCGCAGCGACGTCAAGGGTCCACCGGAACCAACAACCCAGGTGCCGCCGTCGCAAACGCTCTCACGGGGAATCCGCGCGCTGGAAATCCTCGCCGCGGCCGAGCGGCCCCTCACCATCGCAGAGCTCACGGAGGCGTTGGGGGTGCACAGGTCCGTCGCCTATCGGATCCTCAGGACCCTGGAGGACCACTCTCTGCTGGTGCGTGACGACTCCGGACGCGTGCAGCCCGGCCCCGGCCTGGCGGTCCTGGCCAGCGGCGTCTCACGGAACCTTCAAACCGCGGCCCTTCCCGAACTGACGCAACTTGCCAACACCCTCCACATGACGGCCTTCGTCGCCGTGTGGGACCACCAGGAATGCGTCACCCTGGTCACCGTCGAGCCACGGCACTCCGGCGCCGCCCTCGCCCAGCACCCCGGCAGCCGCCACCCAGTCAGTACCGGCGCTCCCGGAATAGCCATCCAGTCAACCATGACCGAGGAGCGCTGGCAGCAGGTGGGCGCCGGCAACCCTTACCGCCCCGAAGCCGACGAAGCCCGCCGCCTCGGCTACGCCACCAGCCATGACGAGGTCATCGCCGGACTGTCCTCCATTGCTGCCCCCATCAAGGTTCCGGGCGGACGGCCGGCAGCGATCGCCGTCGTCTATATCCGCCTGGACCAGGACGCCGACGCCGTAGGCAAGGCACTGGCTGCCAGCGCCGCCCGCATCGAAGGCCAGCTCGCCTAA